From the genome of Suricata suricatta isolate VVHF042 chromosome 3, meerkat_22Aug2017_6uvM2_HiC, whole genome shotgun sequence, one region includes:
- the PIGC gene encoding phosphatidylinositol N-acetylglucosaminyltransferase subunit C has translation MSAQPVTDTKEAKWQKVLYERQPFPDNYVDRRFLEELRKNIYARKYQYWAVVFESSVVIQQLCSVCVFVVIWWYMDEGLLAPQWLFGTGLASSLIGYVLFDLIDGGEGRQKSGRTRWADLKSALVFITFTYGFSPVLKTLTESVSTDTIYAMSVFMLLGHLIFFDYGANAAIVSSTLSLNMAIFASVCLASRLPRSLHAFIMVTFAIQIFALWPMLQKKLKACTPRSYVGVTLLFAFSALGGLLSISAVGAILFALLLVSISCLCPFYLIRLQLFKENIHGPWDEAEIKEDLSRFLS, from the coding sequence ATGAGTGCCCAGCCTGTGACTGACACTAAGGAGGCCAAGTGGCAGAAAGTCTTGTACGAGCGACAGCCGTTTCCCGATAACTACGTGGACCGGCGTTTCCTGGAAGAGCTCCGGAAAAACATCTACGCCCGGAAGTACCAGTACTGGGCCGTGGTGTTCGAATCGAGCGTGGTGATACAGCAGTTGTGCAGCGTGTGCGTGTTTGTGGTCATCTGGTGGTATATGGATGAGGGCCTTCTGGCCCCCCAGTGGCTCTTCGGGACTGGCCTGGCTTCTTCACTGATTGGCTATGTCTTGTTTGATCTCATCGACGGAGGGGAAGGGCGGCAGAAGAGCGGGCGGACCCGGTGGGCTGACCTGAAGAGCGCCCTGGTTTTCATTACTTTCACGTACGGTTTTTCGCCAGTGCTGAAGACCCTGACAGAGTCAGTCAGCACGGACACCATCTATGCCATGTCCGTCTTCATGCTTTTAGGCCACCTCATTTTCTTTGACTATGGTGCCAATGCTGCCATTGTTTCCAGCACGTTGTCCTTAAACATGGCCATCTTTGCCTCTGTCTGCCTCGCATCACGCCTGCCCCGGTCCCTGCACGCCTTCATCATGGTGACTTTTGCCATCCAGATTTTTGCCCTGTGGCCCATGTTGCAGAAGAAACTGAAGGCATGTACTCCGCGTAGCTATGTGGGTGTCACACTGCTTTTTGCGTTTTCAGCCTTGGGAGGCCTGCTGTCCATTAGTGCCGTGGGAGCCATCCTCTTTGCCCTTCTGCTGGTTTCCATCTCTTGCCTCTGCCCTTTCTACCTCATTCGCCtgcagctttttaaagaaaacattcatgGGCCTTGGGATGAGGCTGAAATCAAAGAAGACTTGTCGAGGTTTCTCAGCTAA
- the C3H1orf105 gene encoding uncharacterized protein C1orf105 homolog isoform X4: MEKRELKHLLSSTYTVCLLLSEVEASCLKPHSLTQHAGTPLTPMADRTNVLLTSDPCTTFCLPASHPEATSCHRSEPTCCSVALPLPDPLHSLLQSLAPFWKDRQSCLPLLPSLISLATTTHSPAWDFNSTSTVMPFPSTSPFPSHTHTP, encoded by the exons atggagaaaagagaactaaag CATTTACTGTCTTCTACTTACACTGTCTGTCTGCTCCTGTCAGAAG TTGAAGCCAGCTGCCTGAAGCCTCACTCACTGACACAGCATGCAGGCACACCACTGACACCAATGGCTGACAGAACCAACGTGCTGCTGACCTCAGACCCCTGCACCACCTTCTGCCTGCCTGCCAGTCATCCAGAAGCCACCTCTTGCCACAGATCAGAGCCCACCTGCTGCTCTGTAGCTCTGCCTCTCCCAGATCCCTTGCATTCCCTACTACAATCCCTGGCGCCATTTTGGAAGGACAGGCAAAGCtgcctcccccttcttccttctttgatCTCACTTGCCACCACCACCCACTCTCCAGCTTGGGATTTTAATTCCACTTCTACTGTAATGCCTTTTCCTTccacttcccccttcccttcccacacacacacaccatag